The genomic segment AACATGCTTTGGCCATCCGGAGCTAACGTGAATGATGGCGATGTTTGTAGGCCGGAAAAGATGAAGCCCTGGGCAAACGTCGAGACCGAACCGACCGACGAAATCTGTTGAATCTTCCCACCTGAAAACACGTACAGATCTGTTCCGAAGGCCCCTCCAGTACCAAATTCGAGGGGTCCGGCCAGTCCTTCTACAAAGATACTGATATTTCCTTGAGGGGTTACACGCCAGATTTTGCGAGGGCCACCCACCGAAGAACCGTCTGAGACATACAGATCGTTGCCAAATCCGCCTCCCGAGCCGAAGGCGATAATTGCAGGTGATCTATTAACGGTCCATATTGATGAATTGACCAAGAAGGTTGTTGCCGCCCCAGTATTCTCATCGATGCGATATAACACGGGCGGATTAACTGAGGCGCCCATGAAATCCATGACGTATAGATGAAAACCGAAATCGCCGCCTGGTCCAAAAGCTAGGCCAAACGGATCTCCCGGTATTGGAAATTCGGGATTTCCTTTTGCTAGGACTGTGATTCCACCTGTTGTCCTGTTGATTCTGAAAACTCGGCCGTCACAGCAGAATCCGGTTTCCACCGTGTTGTGATCGGATACGATCAAGTCGGTCCCAACCACTGGGTGTCCATTGCCGATGATCAACTGGCCCGGCTGTGATATGGGAAGTCCATTTACAAGAGTAGATACAGCAAGAGTGGAGAGATCGATCTCATGAATCTTTGCTTTGAGAGTCAGGATCGGATTCCCATAATCACCAACATAGAGTTTTCCGTCTGAACTCGCAGCCAAGTCCGTGGTGTTGTCAAATGGCGGCCCACTAACCAAAATTCGAGCACCGAATCCAGAAGCAAGACTAATCGAGTGTATCTCTGAAATTTTGCATTTACCACCGCTGCCCGCATTATAGATATTCTGTATTTCTGAAACAGAAAGAGCGCGATTGTAAATCGAAAGTTCGTCGATATCGCCATTGAAAACGCCATTACACTCCCCATTTGACCCGATATGATACGTGTCGGATGAATTGTCTACGCTCCCAACTTGGACTGTACCCACATTGTCAAAATTCGTAATTTCAGACCCATCGACATAAATCCTAACAGCTGTATTTCTGTCAACTGCAGCAACCGCATGATGCCATTGGTTATCGTCAAACCTAGCTGTCGTCATCCAGTTTTGTTGGGGTAGACCCACGCCACGCATTACAAAATGAAGCTTACCATTATCTCCCCTAACTCTAAGAAGCGTATAAGATATTGGACCACCAGAGTGAACATTACTTAATATATTACCCCCTACCCCGGTTTTGAACCAGGTGCTTATAGAGTAGCTGCTGCTACCAATCAAGTTTTTAGTATTCAAATCAATACAGCCATTCACCCCATTAAAGCTAAACGCGTCGTCAACCATTCCGGCAGCAAACGTGGCCCCATTCAACAATGTCCCATCATTACCTCCTTGGACATCAAGGGCGTTGCCATCCCCTGGCCAGAAACCCACTAAACCAGGTGGAGAAGAAATGCAATTTGATTGGGCCTG from the candidate division KSB1 bacterium genome contains:
- a CDS encoding T9SS type A sorting domain-containing protein, whose product is MKTLKYYSALAYTGLLLLGLTTLSQAQSNCISSPPGLVGFWPGDGNALDVQGGNDGTLLNGATFAAGMVDDAFSFNGVNGCIDLNTKNLIGSSSYSISTWFKTGVGGNILSNVHSGGPISYTLLRVRGDNGKLHFVMRGVGLPQQNWMTTARFDDNQWHHAVAAVDRNTAVRIYVDGSEITNFDNVGTVQVGSVDNSSDTYHIGSNGECNGVFNGDIDELSIYNRALSVSEIQNIYNAGSGGKCKISEIHSISLASGFGARILVSGPPFDNTTDLAASSDGKLYVGDYGNPILTLKAKIHEIDLSTLAVSTLVNGLPISQPGQLIIGNGHPVVGTDLIVSDHNTVETGFCCDGRVFRINRTTGGITVLAKGNPEFPIPGDPFGLAFGPGGDFGFHLYVMDFMGASVNPPVLYRIDENTGAATTFLVNSSIWTVNRSPAIIAFGSGGGFGNDLYVSDGSSVGGPRKIWRVTPQGNISIFVEGLAGPLEFGTGGAFGTDLYVFSGGKIQQISSVGSVSTFAQGFIFSGLQTSPSFTLAPDGQSMFVAIKNTIIEIFLANQAPFVASDQATISVDEGQTATNTGTVSDPDDDPVTLTVSVGAVSNNNDGTWSWSFSADDGPAQSQTVSITADDGTETSQTTFQLTVNNVAPTIDAIIVPTDPIDINNQPVTGVSATFIDPANTADETYTCTVDYNDGTGPQAGTVTGTTCAGPGHTYAEPGVYTVTVTVTDKDNANGSADATEFIVVYDPTGGFVTGGGWIDSPAEACADFCVGASGKATFGFVSKYKKGASVPTGRTQFKFKAGSLVFNSSNYDWLVVAGAKAMYKGDGTINGTGSYTFQINAIDGQVNGGGGVDRFRIKIKETGSGVIYDNQPGAGDNDDPTTAIGGGSIKIHMGSSKIVANDSQEEFLSETIPESYGLEQNYPNPFNPETEIYFQLPEANHVVVTIFNTNGQEIRRLVDAEYAAGYHSLRWNGMDNQGNPVSSGVYLYQLRTAVFSQVRKMSLMR